The Triticum aestivum cultivar Chinese Spring chromosome 3A, IWGSC CS RefSeq v2.1, whole genome shotgun sequence genome includes a region encoding these proteins:
- the LOC123059902 gene encoding LEAF RUST 10 DISEASE-RESISTANCEUS RECEPTOR-LIKE PROTEIN KINASE-like 1.2 isoform X3: MPVGFGFAIVGDINYEQRSLRVVDVGKLMLLWKGFNSCRIPIWNTSAKLGVQFRIDPVNLYLVLYKCTEEAGAEALARRRGELVQTRMRCGNRSWVYARAGGLYNGTGGYEGCNAAVMPVRGSPSGKVNASDYERLIKDGFLLTWDRRPLQPPLPTHSSYAGDRKMGTGMILKIVGAGLGGAVLMACLVCFVWYKRKKRKQAIASKEFMRSGSSMTSYSKDLELDGSPHIFTFEELEVATDGFSTSRELGDGGFGTVYKGKLKDGRVVAVKRLYKNNYRRVEQFLNEVDILSRLLHQNLVTLYGCTSRMSRDLLLVYEFIANGTVADHLHGSRLAERGLTWPLRLNIAIETAEALAYLHAVEIIHRDVKTTNILLDNSFHVKVADFGLSRLFPLEVTHVSTVPQGTPGYVDPVYHQCYKLTDKSDVYSFGVVLVELISSKPAVDMSRSHSEINLANMALNRIQNHQVVQLVDPELGYDTDPETKRTIDRIAEVAFQCLQLERDLRPSIKEVVEILTCVRDGDCQSKSMKKKASQKEDVCLLEDGLQFSPDTVIHRFHSQSTNHSVASNASGLSNSKC, from the exons ATGCCCGTCGGCTTTGGCTTTGCAATCGTTGGTGATATCAACTACGAGCAACGCAGCTTGCGAGTCGTTGATGTAGGCAAGCTGATGCTACTATGGAAAGGCTTCAATAGCTGCCGAATACCGATCTGGAACACCTCCGCCAAGCTGGGCGTCCAGTTTAGGATCGATCCTGTCAACCTGTACCTGGTCCTGTACAAGTGCACGGAGGAGGCCGGAGCAGAGGCTCTGGCACGTCGGCGGGGAGAGCTGGTTCAGACGAGGATGAGGTGCGGGAACCGGAGCTGGGTGTATGCCCGCGCGGGTGGGCTTTACAACGGGACGGGCGGCTACGAGGGCTGCAACGCCGCCGTCATGCCCGTGCGGGGCTCGCCGTCGGGCAAGGTGAACGCAAGCGACTATGAACGGCTCATCAAAGATGGCTTCCTATTGACATGGGATCGTCGTCCCCTTCAGCCCCCTCTGCCTACAC ACTCTTCTTATGCAGGGGACCGTAAAATGGGAACAGGGATGATTCTTAAAATAG TTGGCGCAGGACTAGGTGGTGCTGTACTCATGGCATGTCTCGTCTGTTTTGTCTGGTACAAACGCAAGAAGAGGAAACAAGCTATAGCTTCAAAGGAGTTCATGCGAAGTGGATCATCAATGACGTCATATAGTAAAGACCTTGAGTTGGATGGTTCTCCTCATATCTTCACTTTCGAGGAACTTGAAGTAGCTACTGATGGATTTAGTACCTCAAGGGAGCTTGGTGATGGTGGTTTTGGAACTGTTTATAAAG GAAAACTCAAGGATGGGAGAGTAGTTGCAGTGAAACGCCTTTACAAGAACAACTACCGAAGGGTTGAGCAATTCCTGAATGAGGTTGACATCCTGTCccgcctgctccaccagaacctTGTGACCCTATATGGATGTACGTCTCGGATGAGCcgtgaccttcttctggtgtatgAGTTCATCGCAAATGGGACGGTCGCGGACCATCTTCACGGATCCCGTTTGGCGGAACGAGGCCTCACATGGCCTCTGAGGCTGAACATTGCCATAGAAACGGCTGAAGCACTGGCCTACCTCCATGCCGTCGAGATCATACACCGAGATGTGAAGACGACTAACATATTGCTGGACAACAGCTTCCATGTCAAAGTTGCAGACTTTGGGCTGTCGCGCCTGTTCCCGCTCGAGGTCACCCATGTCTCGACCGTTCCACAGGGCACACCGGGCTACGTCGACCCAGTGTACCACCAGTGCTACAAGCTGACTGACAAGAGCGACGTTTACAGCTTCGGCGTCGTCTTGGTGGAGCTGATATCGTCGAAACCTGCTGTGGACATGAGCAGGAGCCACAGTGAGATCAACTTGGCGAACATGGCTCTCAACAGGATTCAGAATCATCAAGTTGTTCAGCTGGTTGATCCGGAACTCGGCTACGACACCGACCCCGAAACGAAGAGGACGATCGATCGCATCgccgaggtggccttccagtgcttgCAGCTCGAGAGGGATCTGAGGCCGTCGATCAAGGAGGTGGTGGAGATCCTAACTTGCGTCAGGGATGGAGACTGTCAATCTAAGAGCATGAAGAAGAAGGCATCTCAGAAAGAGGACGTGTGCTTGCTCGAGGACGGCCTGCAGTTCTCGCCCGACACGGTCATACATAGATTCCATAGCCAGTCAACTAACCACTCGGTAGCATCAAATGCTAGCGGATTATCTAACAGTAAATGTTGA
- the LOC123059904 gene encoding uncharacterized protein, with product MVLLPWLAPCIFLLAVIAAAAADGGAGCTPRKCGNLAVSIPFGVVSGSEENRCAQLGFQVHCSDGVPYLGYYEREFGLQILDIFVHNGSLLVSDVHKLGDFSNGSSCHVPTANTATKVGHPFSISAVNQNLIF from the coding sequence ATGGTCCTCCTCCCATGGCTGGCGCCTTGCATCTTCCTCTTGGCCGTCATCGCCGCCGCGGCGGCAGACGGCGGCGCCGGCTGCACGCCCCGGAAATGCGGCAACCTGGCCGTCTCCATCCCGTTCGGGGTCGTCTCCGGCTCTGAGGAGAACCGGTGCGCCCAGCTCGGGTTCCAGGTCCACTGCAGCGACGGCGTCCCCTACCTCGGGTACTACGAGCGCGAGTTCGGGCTGCAGATTCTCGACATCTTCGTCCACAACGGCTCCCTGCTCGTCTCCGACGTCCACAAGCTCGGCGACTTCTCCAATGGCTCCAGCTGCCATGTCCCCACGGCCAACACCGCTACCAAAGTCGGGCACCCGTTCTCCATTAGCGCCGTCAACCAGAACCTCATCTTCTAG
- the LOC123059902 gene encoding LEAF RUST 10 DISEASE-RESISTANCEUS RECEPTOR-LIKE PROTEIN KINASE-like 1.2 isoform X2, which produces MPPLQPLLLLLLSASFLGLPAPGGAACSPKRCGDLNITYPFWLEEGAGRPPCGSPSFQLKCNGTHAFLSRSMFGKYQVARVFAENSSLVAVNHNLLVPTRAGCPPWWFNISLGLGLGPYTISRKNREVLVLYNCTEQQQQQAPPGFARTGCADGSFYRLGGEYGSHRGLADLPPACNLSVVPVLGFPDGDDGYLQSMRRGFLLEWAVPSGDCPKCEASGGQCRYAGDGTGFSCNCSGVAHREKCDSSYAGDRKMGTGMILKIVGAGLGGAVLMACLVCFVWYKRKKRKQAIASKEFMRSGSSMTSYSKDLELDGSPHIFTFEELEVATDGFSTSRELGDGGFGTVYKGKLKDGRVVAVKRLYKNNYRRVEQFLNEVDILSRLLHQNLVTLYGCTSRMSRDLLLVYEFIANGTVADHLHGSRLAERGLTWPLRLNIAIETAEALAYLHAVEIIHRDVKTTNILLDNSFHVKVADFGLSRLFPLEVTHVSTVPQGTPGYVDPVYHQCYKLTDKSDVYSFGVVLVELISSKPAVDMSRSHSEINLANMALNRIQNHQVVQLVDPELGYDTDPETKRTIDRIAEVAFQCLQLERDLRPSIKEVVEILTCVRDGDCQSKSMKKKASQKEDVCLLEDGLQFSPDTVIHRFHSQSTNHSVASNASGLSNSKC; this is translated from the exons ATGCCGCCGCTCCAGCCCCttctcctgctcctgctctccgctTCCTTTCTAGGGCTGCCGGCGCCGGGCGGCGCCGCCTGCTCGCCCAAGAGATGCGGCGACCTGAACATCACGTACCCGTTCTGGCTGGAGGAGGGCGCCGGCCGGCCGCCGTGCGGGTCCCCGTCCTTCCAGCTCAAGTGCAACGGCACCCACGCGTTCCTCAGCCGCTCCATGTTCGGGAAATACCAGGTCGCCCGGGTCTTCGCCGAGAACTCCTCCCTCGTCGCCGTGAACCATAACCTCCTCGTCCCAACCCGCGCCGGCTGCCCGCCGTGGTGGTTCAACATCTCGCTGGGTCTCGGGCTGGGCCCCTACACCATCAGCAGGAAGAACAGGGAGGTGCTCGTCCTCTACAACTGcaccgagcagcagcagcagcaggcgccGCCGGGGTTCGCCCGCACGGGCTGCGCCGACGGGTCCTTCTACCGCCTTGGCGGGGAGTACGGCAGCCACCGCGGGCTGGCGGATCTGCCCCCCGCCTGCAACCTCTCCGTCGTGCCGGTTCTCGGTTTCCCGGACGGCGACGACGGCTATCTCCAGAGCATGAGGCGAGGGTTTCTGCTCGAGTGGGCGGTGCCGTCGGGCGACTGCCCCAAGTGCGAGGCAAGCGGCGGGCAGTGCAGGTACGCCGGCGACGGCACCGGGTTTTCCTGCAACTGCTCCGGCGTCGCCCACCGCGAGAAGTGCG ACTCTTCTTATGCAGGGGACCGTAAAATGGGAACAGGGATGATTCTTAAAATAG TTGGCGCAGGACTAGGTGGTGCTGTACTCATGGCATGTCTCGTCTGTTTTGTCTGGTACAAACGCAAGAAGAGGAAACAAGCTATAGCTTCAAAGGAGTTCATGCGAAGTGGATCATCAATGACGTCATATAGTAAAGACCTTGAGTTGGATGGTTCTCCTCATATCTTCACTTTCGAGGAACTTGAAGTAGCTACTGATGGATTTAGTACCTCAAGGGAGCTTGGTGATGGTGGTTTTGGAACTGTTTATAAAG GAAAACTCAAGGATGGGAGAGTAGTTGCAGTGAAACGCCTTTACAAGAACAACTACCGAAGGGTTGAGCAATTCCTGAATGAGGTTGACATCCTGTCccgcctgctccaccagaacctTGTGACCCTATATGGATGTACGTCTCGGATGAGCcgtgaccttcttctggtgtatgAGTTCATCGCAAATGGGACGGTCGCGGACCATCTTCACGGATCCCGTTTGGCGGAACGAGGCCTCACATGGCCTCTGAGGCTGAACATTGCCATAGAAACGGCTGAAGCACTGGCCTACCTCCATGCCGTCGAGATCATACACCGAGATGTGAAGACGACTAACATATTGCTGGACAACAGCTTCCATGTCAAAGTTGCAGACTTTGGGCTGTCGCGCCTGTTCCCGCTCGAGGTCACCCATGTCTCGACCGTTCCACAGGGCACACCGGGCTACGTCGACCCAGTGTACCACCAGTGCTACAAGCTGACTGACAAGAGCGACGTTTACAGCTTCGGCGTCGTCTTGGTGGAGCTGATATCGTCGAAACCTGCTGTGGACATGAGCAGGAGCCACAGTGAGATCAACTTGGCGAACATGGCTCTCAACAGGATTCAGAATCATCAAGTTGTTCAGCTGGTTGATCCGGAACTCGGCTACGACACCGACCCCGAAACGAAGAGGACGATCGATCGCATCgccgaggtggccttccagtgcttgCAGCTCGAGAGGGATCTGAGGCCGTCGATCAAGGAGGTGGTGGAGATCCTAACTTGCGTCAGGGATGGAGACTGTCAATCTAAGAGCATGAAGAAGAAGGCATCTCAGAAAGAGGACGTGTGCTTGCTCGAGGACGGCCTGCAGTTCTCGCCCGACACGGTCATACATAGATTCCATAGCCAGTCAACTAACCACTCGGTAGCATCAAATGCTAGCGGATTATCTAACAGTAAATGTTGA